A single region of the Solwaraspora sp. WMMD406 genome encodes:
- a CDS encoding ROK family transcriptional regulator produces the protein MTDVLGVWPENPHQAQILRLLRDGSRSRAELGDAVGLSRSKVATELDRLLGRGLVETAGSAASRGGRPSAIIRIAAATRFLSIDIGVNTLEVAITDGELAVVDRITETTELRQGPTAVITQALELVTKLSAESGTTRFTGAGIGVPGPVSFHEGVPVSPPFMPGWHRFPVREVFSTELGCPVLVDNDVNIMALGEKHAGIAKAFDDFLFVKIGVGIGAGIVVGGDVYRGANGCAGDIGHTAVDEFGPQCLCGNVGCLEAYFGGAALTRDAIAAARAGRSDQLAEQLARAGTLTALDVTAAAAAGDHTAIGLVRDGGRRVGQVLARLVSFFNPGMVVIGGGLAGIGHALLAEIRAVVYRSSLPLATGDMPIVLSELGDQAGLIGATRMVSDHVFTTG, from the coding sequence ATGACAGACGTGCTAGGAGTGTGGCCGGAGAACCCGCATCAGGCACAGATCCTGCGCCTGCTTCGCGACGGGTCCCGGTCGCGCGCCGAACTGGGCGACGCGGTCGGTCTGTCCCGCTCCAAGGTGGCCACCGAACTCGACCGACTACTCGGCCGAGGGCTGGTCGAGACCGCCGGGTCGGCGGCGTCCCGAGGCGGCCGACCGTCGGCCATCATCCGGATCGCGGCCGCCACCCGGTTCCTCAGCATCGACATCGGCGTCAACACCCTGGAGGTCGCGATCACCGACGGCGAGCTCGCGGTGGTCGACCGGATCACCGAGACCACCGAGCTCCGGCAAGGGCCGACCGCTGTGATCACCCAGGCCCTCGAGCTGGTGACCAAGTTGAGCGCGGAATCCGGCACCACGCGGTTCACCGGCGCCGGCATCGGCGTTCCCGGCCCGGTCAGCTTCCACGAGGGCGTCCCGGTCTCACCGCCGTTCATGCCAGGCTGGCACCGCTTCCCGGTGCGGGAGGTGTTCAGCACCGAGCTCGGCTGCCCGGTCCTGGTCGACAACGACGTCAACATCATGGCCCTCGGCGAGAAACACGCCGGGATAGCGAAAGCCTTCGACGACTTCCTGTTCGTCAAGATCGGCGTCGGCATCGGCGCCGGGATCGTGGTGGGCGGCGATGTCTACCGTGGCGCGAACGGTTGCGCCGGCGACATCGGCCACACGGCGGTCGACGAGTTCGGTCCGCAGTGCCTCTGCGGCAACGTCGGCTGTCTGGAGGCCTACTTCGGCGGGGCCGCGCTGACCCGCGACGCGATAGCCGCCGCCCGCGCGGGCCGTTCCGACCAGCTCGCCGAGCAGCTCGCCCGCGCCGGTACGCTGACCGCGCTCGACGTCACAGCGGCCGCGGCGGCCGGTGACCACACCGCGATCGGTCTGGTCCGTGACGGTGGCCGCCGGGTAGGCCAGGTACTCGCCCGGCTGGTGAGCTTTTTCAACCCCGGCATGGTCGTCATCGGTGGCGGGTTGGCCGGCATCGGGCACGCTCTGCTCGCCGAGATCCGCGCGGTGGTCTACCGCAGCTCGCTCCCGCTGGCCACCGGCGACATGCCGATCGTCCTGTCCGAACTGGGCGACCAGGCCGGCCTGATCGGGGCCACCCGAATGGTCAGCGACCACGTCTTCACCACCGGCTGA
- a CDS encoding ABC transporter ATP-binding protein, translating to MTERSRPPLIHARGLIKRFGSFTAVDGIDVDVAQGEAFGFLGPNGAGKSSTMRMVGCVSPPSEGTLRILGLDPGRDGPAIRARLGVCPQQDNLDQELTVRENLTTYARYFRIPRAVARRRADDLLDFVQLRERANSKVEPLSGGMKRRLTIARALVNEPDIVLLDEPTTGLDPQARHLVWERLFRLKQRGVTLVLTTHYMDEAEQLCDRLVVMDGGRIVAEGSPRDLISRYSTREVVELRFPADDQSGFAGKLAGVADRIEVLPDRILLYTGDGDAALNEVHSRALAPASALIRRSGLEDVFLRLTGRTLVD from the coding sequence GTGACTGAACGAAGCCGGCCACCACTGATTCACGCCCGCGGGTTGATCAAGCGCTTCGGTAGCTTCACCGCGGTCGATGGCATCGACGTCGACGTCGCCCAGGGTGAGGCGTTCGGATTTCTCGGCCCGAACGGCGCGGGGAAGAGTTCCACCATGCGGATGGTGGGCTGCGTCTCCCCGCCGTCGGAAGGGACCCTGCGCATCCTCGGACTGGATCCGGGCCGCGACGGTCCGGCGATCCGGGCACGGCTCGGCGTGTGCCCGCAACAGGACAATCTAGACCAGGAGTTGACGGTTCGGGAAAACTTGACCACCTATGCCCGCTACTTCCGGATCCCGCGAGCGGTCGCCCGGCGACGCGCCGATGACCTGCTCGACTTCGTCCAGCTGCGGGAGCGGGCCAACAGCAAGGTGGAGCCGCTGTCCGGCGGGATGAAGCGCCGACTCACGATCGCCCGTGCCCTGGTCAACGAGCCGGACATCGTGCTGCTCGACGAACCCACCACCGGTCTCGACCCGCAGGCTCGCCACCTGGTGTGGGAACGGCTGTTCCGGCTCAAGCAGCGCGGCGTCACTCTGGTGCTGACGACGCACTACATGGACGAGGCCGAGCAGCTGTGCGACCGCCTGGTCGTGATGGACGGCGGTCGGATCGTGGCGGAGGGTTCACCTCGGGACCTGATCAGCCGCTACTCCACCCGGGAAGTCGTCGAGCTGCGCTTTCCCGCCGACGACCAGAGCGGGTTCGCCGGCAAGCTCGCTGGCGTCGCCGACCGGATCGAGGTGCTGCCCGACCGGATCCTGCTGTACACCGGCGACGGCGACGCCGCGTTGAACGAGGTACACAGCCGGGCGCTGGCACCGGCCAGCGCCTTGATCAGGCGTAGCGGTCTGGAGGACGTCTTTCTGCGGCTGACCGGCCGGACGCTCGTCGACTAG
- a CDS encoding GNAT family N-acetyltransferase, with protein sequence MIAQTNRLLLRRFTADDLSLLVELDSDPEVMRYLTGGRPTPQERIRRDVLPAILRDYLRFPGFGKWAAIERSSGTFVGWFALKPAVADGPDAGTDPAGPVARGGQITDVELGYRLRRVFWGYGYASEGARELIRLAFSHPTVDRVFAETMAVNVASRRVMEAVGLRLVRVFHLLWDDPIEGVEHGEVEYELRRADWSVRVR encoded by the coding sequence ATGATCGCACAGACCAACCGGCTGCTCCTGCGCCGATTCACCGCCGACGACCTGTCCTTGCTCGTCGAATTGGACAGCGATCCCGAGGTGATGCGTTACCTCACCGGGGGCCGTCCGACCCCGCAGGAGCGGATCCGCCGGGACGTGCTGCCCGCGATTCTGCGCGACTACCTGCGGTTTCCTGGCTTCGGCAAGTGGGCGGCGATCGAGCGGTCCAGTGGCACCTTCGTCGGCTGGTTCGCGCTCAAGCCGGCCGTCGCCGATGGCCCGGACGCGGGCACCGACCCTGCTGGCCCGGTCGCGCGTGGCGGCCAGATCACCGACGTCGAGCTCGGCTACCGACTCCGCCGGGTGTTCTGGGGGTACGGCTACGCGTCCGAAGGTGCCCGGGAACTGATCCGGTTGGCCTTCTCCCATCCCACCGTCGACCGGGTCTTCGCCGAGACGATGGCGGTCAACGTCGCCTCGCGCCGGGTCATGGAGGCTGTCGGTCTGCGTCTCGTCCGGGTCTTCCACCTGCTCTGGGACGATCCGATCGAGGGTGTCGAGCACGGCGAGGTCGAGTACGAACTGCGTCGGGCCGACTGGTCGGTCCGGGTCCGCTGA
- a CDS encoding nitroreductase family protein codes for MKPLRDVGLATPRRVRSTERFEPFPTILVLTTRGGTERHWVAAGQALQRVLLLATVHHLATTPISQPLEIPAIRRMLANPERGVEAQMIIRVGCGPPAAAPRRPLAEVLVTDD; via the coding sequence ATGAAGCCGTTGCGTGACGTCGGCCTGGCCACGCCGCGACGTGTACGGTCGACCGAACGGTTCGAGCCGTTTCCGACGATTCTGGTGCTCACCACTCGTGGCGGCACCGAGCGGCATTGGGTTGCCGCCGGTCAGGCGTTGCAGCGGGTGCTGCTGCTGGCCACCGTGCACCACCTCGCGACCACCCCGATCAGCCAGCCGTTGGAGATCCCCGCCATCCGGCGGATGCTCGCGAACCCGGAACGTGGTGTCGAGGCGCAGATGATCATCCGGGTGGGATGCGGCCCGCCGGCGGCCGCCCCCCGCCGGCCACTCGCCGAGGTCCTGGTCACCGACGACTGA
- a CDS encoding ABC transporter permease, with product MLGVFEYYLTGYRRTWRASVFSSFLLPLLTVLSFGVGVGAYVDGGIGGVPYLDWIVPGLIASTAMQVAIGESSWPVLGGFSWQRTYYSQIAAPLRIIDIVGGLLAFVLVRVLASAVAFVVVAAAFGALRSGRAMLTLPVALLLAASVALPVAAFAATIRSDSYMVIVFRFAVIPMTLFAGVFFPVESLPPVVRPLAYLSPLWHGVDLCRAAALGLAPAWSVPGHLVYLGLWVVGGWLLAVSRFRSRLVH from the coding sequence ATACTGGGTGTGTTCGAGTACTACCTGACCGGTTACCGGAGGACCTGGCGGGCGAGCGTCTTCTCGTCGTTCCTGCTGCCGCTGCTGACCGTGCTCAGCTTCGGTGTCGGTGTCGGCGCCTACGTCGACGGCGGGATCGGCGGCGTGCCCTACCTCGACTGGATCGTTCCCGGTCTGATCGCGTCCACCGCGATGCAGGTGGCGATCGGTGAATCGTCCTGGCCGGTGCTGGGCGGCTTCAGCTGGCAGCGGACCTACTACTCGCAGATCGCCGCACCGTTACGGATCATCGACATCGTCGGTGGGCTGCTGGCGTTCGTGCTGGTGCGGGTGCTGGCCAGCGCCGTCGCCTTCGTCGTGGTCGCGGCGGCCTTCGGGGCGCTGCGTTCCGGCCGGGCGATGCTCACCCTGCCGGTGGCCTTGCTGCTGGCCGCGTCCGTCGCGCTGCCGGTGGCCGCCTTCGCCGCCACCATCCGCAGCGACAGTTACATGGTCATCGTGTTCCGGTTCGCGGTCATTCCGATGACGCTGTTCGCCGGGGTGTTCTTCCCGGTCGAGTCGTTGCCGCCGGTAGTACGGCCGCTGGCGTACCTGTCGCCGCTGTGGCACGGGGTGGATCTGTGCCGGGCGGCGGCGTTGGGCCTCGCCCCTGCCTGGTCGGTGCCCGGACACCTGGTCTACCTGGGGCTGTGGGTGGTCGGGGGGTGGCTGCTGGCAGTCTCCCGGTTCCGTAGCCGTCTCGTTCACTAG
- a CDS encoding ABC transporter permease yields the protein MVTLVLPRMLGLGASVDRAASVVERNAAALKSAYWVVLISGVVEPVLYLFSIGVGVGRLIGDIALPSGTSVAYAAFVAPAMLAASAMTGALSETTFNFFAKMKFVKLYDGILATPVRPTELAFGELGWAMARGSVYSAAFLVVMVAMGLTTVPRALLAFPAAVLTGFAFGGLGMALSTYMRSWQDFDLMGSAQFAVFLFSGTFVPPRDYPSVLRWLVEVTPLYRAVDLIRAIAVDTVGWIQVFDVCYLLGVAALGLVIAGRRVGRLLCA from the coding sequence ATGGTGACCCTCGTCCTGCCCCGGATGCTCGGACTGGGCGCGTCTGTGGATCGGGCCGCGTCGGTGGTGGAGCGCAACGCGGCGGCTCTCAAATCGGCGTACTGGGTGGTGCTGATCTCCGGGGTGGTCGAGCCGGTGCTCTACCTGTTCTCGATCGGAGTCGGCGTGGGACGGCTCATCGGCGACATCGCCCTGCCCAGCGGCACGTCGGTGGCGTACGCGGCGTTCGTCGCGCCGGCCATGCTCGCTGCCTCGGCGATGACCGGGGCGCTGTCGGAGACCACGTTCAACTTCTTCGCCAAGATGAAGTTCGTCAAGCTCTACGACGGGATCCTGGCGACGCCGGTCCGGCCGACCGAGCTGGCCTTCGGCGAACTCGGGTGGGCGATGGCCCGGGGGAGTGTCTACTCGGCGGCCTTCCTGGTGGTCATGGTTGCCATGGGACTGACCACCGTCCCCCGGGCCCTGCTGGCGTTTCCGGCTGCCGTGCTGACCGGTTTCGCGTTCGGCGGGCTCGGCATGGCGCTGTCCACCTACATGCGCAGCTGGCAGGACTTCGACCTGATGGGCTCGGCACAGTTCGCCGTCTTCCTGTTCTCCGGCACGTTCGTGCCGCCGCGGGACTATCCCTCGGTGCTGCGGTGGCTGGTCGAGGTGACGCCGTTGTACCGCGCGGTCGACCTGATCCGGGCGATCGCCGTCGACACGGTTGGCTGGATCCAGGTGTTCGATGTCTGTTATCTGCTCGGGGTCGCCGCGCTCGGCCTGGTGATCGCCGGCCGCCGGGTCGGTAGGCTGCTCTGCGCGTGA
- a CDS encoding sugar phosphate isomerase/epimerase: protein MDEVLRRNGQLTPPNPALTRRKILAASAGAAAVLGAAGLPVLQTNRPARAAGGWSVDPLIPEQNRGIILYAVRDRIGAAPDDSGVPYGFERVLARLAEMGYKEIEFAGYNQHTSILGRQITPTEIRKILDDNGLVANGCHVSIRADTFQQQLDIAEELGMKNIGTGSDPTNSPYQADWDAAADLWNELGRQAKERKMRLYTHNHDSAYNFLLDAGPLDEQGRPTRSSGTRKLEYFMAKTDAQYVYFEMDIYWGYVARHKHHTFTNSAGQQRTRVFDPLLTVARRTRRFPLFHAKDGNKNVDLSNGYEMTPLGDGDINFQQFFQTIGHYDFHHANWEQDTAPGGAANPGQSLAFAERSYQHMAELTVYSQTAE, encoded by the coding sequence ATGGACGAGGTGCTACGCCGTAACGGTCAGCTCACTCCGCCCAACCCCGCGCTCACGCGCCGCAAGATCCTGGCGGCCTCGGCAGGTGCGGCCGCCGTACTCGGCGCTGCCGGCCTGCCGGTCCTGCAGACCAACCGTCCGGCGCGGGCCGCCGGCGGATGGTCCGTCGACCCGCTGATCCCCGAGCAGAACCGGGGCATCATCCTGTACGCGGTGCGGGACCGGATCGGCGCCGCCCCGGACGACAGTGGCGTGCCGTACGGCTTCGAGCGGGTTCTGGCCCGCCTCGCCGAGATGGGCTACAAGGAGATCGAGTTCGCCGGCTACAACCAGCACACCTCGATCCTCGGCCGGCAGATCACGCCGACCGAGATCCGCAAGATCCTGGACGACAACGGGCTGGTCGCCAACGGCTGCCACGTGTCGATCCGGGCGGACACGTTCCAGCAGCAGCTGGACATCGCCGAAGAGCTCGGCATGAAGAACATCGGCACCGGAAGCGACCCGACCAACAGCCCGTACCAGGCGGACTGGGACGCGGCCGCCGACCTGTGGAACGAGCTCGGCCGGCAGGCCAAGGAACGCAAGATGCGGCTGTACACGCACAACCACGACTCCGCGTACAACTTCCTGCTCGACGCCGGGCCGTTGGACGAGCAGGGACGGCCGACCCGTTCCTCGGGTACCCGCAAGCTCGAGTACTTCATGGCGAAGACCGACGCCCAGTACGTCTACTTCGAGATGGACATCTACTGGGGCTACGTCGCCCGGCACAAGCACCACACCTTCACCAACTCGGCCGGTCAGCAGCGCACCCGGGTCTTCGACCCGCTGCTGACCGTCGCCCGCCGGACGCGTCGCTTCCCGCTGTTCCACGCCAAGGACGGCAACAAGAACGTGGACCTGTCCAACGGCTACGAGATGACTCCGCTGGGTGACGGTGACATCAACTTCCAGCAGTTCTTCCAGACCATCGGGCACTACGACTTCCACCACGCCAACTGGGAGCAGGACACCGCTCCCGGTGGCGCGGCCAACCCCGGCCAGTCGCTGGCGTTCGCCGAGCGCAGCTACCAGCACATGGCCGAGCTGACCGTCTACAGCCAGACAGCGGAGTGA